In Halogeometricum borinquense DSM 11551, a single genomic region encodes these proteins:
- a CDS encoding P-loop NTPase, producing the protein MTDDTSPNVDTEATAVETDSDTLEDRVEAALRAVRDPDADVNVFEAGLVESITIEDDAVTVEAAVTEFDDANAQVVMRAMLQALRDVPGVESAHVEPVAPSSADMTAGVHGFDTVIAVASAKGGVGKSTVATGLACGLAADRETGLFDADIHGPNVPTLLDIDGPIRSADDGSPLPAVASGQNADLDVMSVGLMETGAPLAWRGAMAHDALTELYEDTAWHADDTLVLDLPPGTGDVVLTTLQEVPVDGVVVVTTPFPASLKDTARSVELFRDNGVPVLGVVVNMGSFDCPSCGDSHPLFPEGSPGETLSAPLLAELPFSPALQETPEPGTPHDSMAELADAVADAAETAWDVTVPDESLDLRGDTPEKRKERVSERFTSLESGAQFTLVSDRDPTPVREFLATLSDCRPDELADLQVERQTPNDWVLSVTVP; encoded by the coding sequence ATGACCGACGATACATCACCGAACGTCGATACCGAAGCGACCGCTGTCGAAACTGATTCCGATACGCTCGAAGATCGGGTCGAAGCCGCGTTACGGGCCGTCAGAGACCCGGACGCCGACGTGAACGTCTTCGAAGCTGGACTGGTCGAATCGATCACTATCGAGGACGATGCCGTGACTGTCGAGGCGGCCGTGACCGAGTTCGACGACGCGAACGCACAGGTCGTGATGCGAGCGATGTTACAGGCTCTCCGCGACGTGCCGGGAGTCGAGAGCGCGCACGTCGAACCGGTCGCGCCGTCGTCCGCTGATATGACTGCAGGCGTCCACGGATTCGACACGGTGATCGCCGTCGCAAGCGCGAAAGGCGGCGTCGGAAAATCGACTGTTGCGACGGGACTCGCCTGTGGGTTGGCGGCCGACCGGGAGACAGGCTTGTTCGACGCCGACATCCACGGTCCGAACGTTCCGACGCTCCTCGACATCGATGGCCCCATCCGCTCTGCTGACGATGGCAGTCCGCTTCCAGCCGTCGCCTCGGGGCAGAACGCAGATCTCGACGTGATGAGCGTTGGATTGATGGAGACGGGCGCACCGCTTGCGTGGCGTGGTGCAATGGCGCACGATGCGCTGACAGAACTGTACGAGGACACCGCATGGCACGCCGACGACACGCTCGTTTTAGATCTCCCGCCCGGGACCGGCGACGTGGTTCTCACGACGCTTCAAGAAGTGCCGGTCGATGGCGTCGTCGTCGTCACGACGCCTTTCCCGGCGAGTCTCAAAGACACCGCACGGAGTGTCGAGCTATTCCGAGACAATGGGGTCCCGGTTCTCGGTGTCGTCGTCAACATGGGTTCGTTCGACTGTCCCTCCTGTGGTGACAGTCACCCGTTGTTCCCGGAGGGTTCGCCGGGTGAGACGCTCTCGGCGCCTCTCTTGGCTGAACTTCCGTTCTCACCCGCGTTGCAGGAGACGCCTGAACCCGGTACCCCGCACGATTCGATGGCCGAACTGGCTGACGCCGTTGCGGACGCGGCGGAGACAGCGTGGGACGTTACGGTTCCGGACGAATCGCTGGACCTCCGTGGCGACACTCCCGAAAAGCGGAAAGAACGTGTCTCTGAGCGCTTCACGTCGCTCGAAAGCGGCGCGCAGTTCACGCTCGTCAGTGACCGCGACCCGACGCCCGTCCGTGAGTTCCTCGCCACCCTTAGTGACTGCCGCCCTGACGAACTCGCGGATCTCCAAGTCGAACGGCAAACACCGAATGACTGGGTTCTTTCGGTAACTGTCCCCTGA
- a CDS encoding MFS transporter codes for MGSLRLMRYATLAVTAAIWFLAKFVRYAFPPLFEAFQASYGLSVATVGLVYTGLMTVYALLQFPSGMISDRFGSVQVITAGSIVAALGSLTLVFDAPAPLFVVAAVLVGAGTGAHKTVSIRVLSRVYPSRTGRVLGIFDTIGSYGGVGASAVVTLFLVVPPIARPLISRLPGEPWRGVFLLAGLFGILLAAAFAWLVPSQLAATDDPNATQDDDGRDPTVFDYLRQFSDLRFSAFILVTIFFSFAYNGAVAFLPLYLSETADFTTTTANILYSVLFALSIVQIVTGDISDRTGRLPILVVTLVVAAAALVALVVFASAGPLVLGSAVVALAVGSHGFRPVRGVYLVEILPEWIAAGGLGVVRTLLMGAGAVSPAIIGYVADVFNFRIAFVVLAASMAGAAALAAGLLLSERDTSTSVRGV; via the coding sequence ATGGGCTCTCTCCGTCTCATGCGGTACGCGACGCTCGCCGTGACTGCGGCCATCTGGTTTCTCGCCAAGTTCGTCCGATACGCGTTCCCGCCGCTGTTCGAGGCGTTTCAGGCGAGCTACGGTCTCTCGGTTGCGACGGTCGGTCTCGTCTACACCGGTCTCATGACTGTCTACGCGCTATTGCAGTTTCCATCGGGAATGATCTCGGATCGATTCGGGTCCGTTCAGGTCATCACTGCCGGTTCTATCGTGGCCGCTCTCGGTTCGTTGACCCTCGTCTTCGACGCACCAGCACCGCTGTTCGTCGTCGCGGCGGTTCTCGTCGGCGCGGGGACCGGCGCGCACAAAACTGTCTCTATTCGCGTCCTCTCTCGCGTTTACCCGAGTCGAACCGGTCGGGTGCTCGGGATTTTCGATACTATCGGCTCCTACGGCGGCGTCGGTGCATCAGCGGTCGTCACGCTGTTTCTCGTCGTTCCGCCGATTGCCCGCCCACTGATTTCACGCTTGCCGGGAGAACCGTGGCGCGGCGTGTTCCTCCTCGCCGGTCTCTTCGGCATCCTCCTCGCGGCGGCGTTCGCGTGGCTCGTCCCCAGCCAACTGGCGGCGACTGATGATCCGAATGCTACTCAGGACGACGACGGCAGAGATCCAACCGTATTCGACTATCTCAGACAGTTCTCCGATCTGCGATTCTCCGCGTTCATTCTCGTTACAATCTTCTTCTCGTTCGCTTACAACGGCGCCGTGGCGTTTTTACCCCTGTATCTGTCTGAAACGGCGGATTTCACCACGACAACGGCGAATATCCTCTACTCTGTGCTGTTCGCGTTGAGCATCGTACAAATCGTCACCGGCGACATTAGCGACCGGACTGGTCGCCTGCCGATTCTCGTTGTCACGCTCGTTGTGGCAGCGGCGGCCCTCGTCGCGCTCGTCGTTTTCGCGTCCGCGGGACCGCTAGTACTCGGTTCCGCGGTCGTTGCCCTCGCCGTCGGCAGTCACGGCTTTCGCCCGGTCCGCGGCGTTTACCTCGTCGAAATCCTGCCGGAATGGATCGCAGCGGGCGGACTCGGCGTTGTTCGGACGCTTCTGATGGGTGCCGGAGCAGTATCGCCCGCTATCATCGGCTACGTTGCGGACGTGTTCAACTTCCGCATCGCGTTTGTCGTTCTCGCCGCATCGATGGCCGGTGCCGCCGCACTCGCTGCCGGACTGTTACTCTCTGAGCGAGATACAAGCACGTCTGTGCGCGGGGTGTGA
- a CDS encoding Gfo/Idh/MocA family protein has protein sequence MRFGILSTANIGTKHFLPAIKQTDHEVSAIASRNSSRAQTVADEFGIPEVCDSYEALVAREDIDAIYNPLPNSLHATWTKRAIENDLHVLCEKPSTVDADEARKLRATVEASDSVVMEALMYAYHPRTRRVHEIIRNQFSEIRSVTARFAFLLQDRPDDIRLQDELDGGSMMDVGYYPVDLTRSVLGTPETVYGSLLDPRDSGTDTVMNALFEYPSGATANVSSGFESTLSQFYRVEARNGWLEVHDAFDTPTDAEMEITGEVDGQSFTESFEPTDHYRLEIEHFVDCVAEHKQPKTDLSRAAQNMHLIDCIRESNGRGERITVPEMS, from the coding sequence ATGCGATTCGGAATCCTCAGCACTGCGAACATCGGAACGAAACATTTCCTTCCAGCGATCAAACAGACCGACCACGAAGTCAGTGCAATCGCGTCTCGAAATTCGTCCCGAGCACAGACCGTCGCAGACGAGTTCGGCATTCCGGAAGTGTGCGACTCGTACGAAGCACTGGTGGCGCGTGAAGACATCGATGCGATATACAATCCGCTACCGAACAGTCTACACGCCACGTGGACGAAACGAGCGATAGAAAACGACCTTCACGTGCTGTGTGAAAAGCCGAGTACCGTCGATGCGGACGAAGCCCGCAAACTCCGCGCGACCGTCGAAGCGAGCGATTCCGTCGTGATGGAAGCGCTGATGTACGCCTACCATCCCCGGACGAGACGCGTACACGAGATTATCCGGAACCAGTTCTCCGAAATCCGCTCTGTAACTGCCCGATTTGCCTTCTTGCTACAGGACCGCCCAGACGATATCCGATTACAGGACGAACTGGATGGGGGCAGTATGATGGACGTTGGATACTATCCTGTTGACCTAACTCGGAGTGTACTCGGCACTCCGGAGACGGTGTACGGGTCGTTACTTGACCCCCGAGACAGCGGGACGGACACCGTTATGAACGCACTCTTCGAGTACCCCTCGGGAGCGACCGCGAACGTCTCTTCGGGATTCGAATCCACTCTCTCACAATTCTACCGCGTCGAAGCACGAAACGGATGGCTGGAGGTACACGACGCGTTCGATACCCCGACAGATGCCGAGATGGAAATCACCGGGGAAGTCGATGGCCAGTCGTTCACCGAGTCGTTCGAACCGACCGATCACTATCGACTGGAGATTGAGCATTTCGTAGACTGCGTTGCAGAGCACAAACAGCCGAAAACAGACCTCTCACGGGCAGCGCAGAATATGCATCTCATCGACTGCATTCGAGAGAGCAACGGGAGAGGCGAGCGGATTACCGTGCCAGAAATGTCGTAA
- a CDS encoding ABC transporter permease: MATDDHNARAITVSTPLSNRVLTTASALLSTKKGLLSVVILAPILVFSFAAPVLAPYDPTATHIIDKFAAPGGEYLLGTDDYGRDLLSRVLYGGRSSIIIGLSSTALGLLFGVPLGIFSGYLGGRFDEVVMRLMDTLFSFPSLLLALLVVTGLGSGLVNTILAIGVVFTPGIARITRSSTLSVINEEYITAAEARGESLFRIAFREILPNVSSAILVEASIRIGFGILIGTSLSFLGLGTQPPFPDWGYMISSSRSHLHDSIWFMLWPGLALGLTIMGFNLLGDALRDVIDPEGQ; this comes from the coding sequence ATGGCAACTGACGACCACAACGCACGGGCAATCACGGTTTCGACGCCACTTTCGAACAGAGTTCTGACCACCGCCAGCGCGCTCCTCTCGACGAAGAAAGGACTTTTGAGTGTCGTGATTCTCGCTCCGATTCTCGTGTTCAGCTTTGCGGCCCCAGTTCTCGCACCGTACGACCCGACGGCCACGCATATCATCGATAAGTTCGCCGCACCCGGTGGGGAGTACCTACTTGGGACGGACGACTACGGCCGAGATCTCCTCTCTCGCGTGCTTTACGGCGGACGGTCCAGCATCATTATCGGACTCTCATCGACCGCGCTGGGGCTACTGTTCGGCGTCCCGCTAGGGATTTTCTCGGGGTACCTCGGCGGGCGGTTCGACGAAGTCGTCATGCGACTCATGGACACTTTGTTCAGTTTCCCGTCGTTGCTCCTCGCACTGCTCGTCGTAACGGGTTTAGGCTCCGGACTAGTGAATACGATTCTCGCAATCGGGGTCGTCTTCACGCCGGGTATCGCACGGATCACCCGCAGTAGCACGTTATCAGTGATAAACGAAGAGTACATCACCGCAGCCGAAGCCCGCGGAGAATCGCTCTTCAGAATCGCCTTTCGGGAGATACTGCCGAACGTCAGTTCCGCAATACTGGTCGAGGCGTCCATCCGAATCGGCTTCGGGATCCTCATCGGCACCTCGCTGTCCTTCCTTGGACTCGGCACCCAGCCACCGTTCCCGGACTGGGGATATATGATCTCCTCCTCGCGCAGCCACCTCCACGATTCGATCTGGTTCATGCTGTGGCCGGGACTCGCACTCGGCCTGACAATCATGGGGTTCAATCTACTCGGTGATGCCCTCCGGGACGTGATCGACCCTGAAGGACAGTGA
- a CDS encoding ABC transporter permease: MAAFTVYLAKRFGYIGVTLILISLIVFGVTQLLPGNAAVMILGKQATSESIAAIEQQLGLNRPWYVQYLDWLGGFVTGNWGTSFANQQPVTAIIFPRLVRSAQLAIVTLTLVTVTAIPLGVLAAVKQDSIWDLLASVGGYVGVSLPEFVIGTLFITLFAGPVFQILPFGGYEPLSAGIVTWAKHMILPSVTLSIILTAHVMRLTRSEIVEVLREDYVRSARLKGLSELKVLTKHTLRNGLLPTITLLALNIGYLLGSIVIVEEVFTFPGLGRLLVRSIQTRNLPVLQASVMLIAIVYTVTNLAADIMYTYLDPRIEYGEN; the protein is encoded by the coding sequence ATGGCAGCCTTTACCGTATATCTAGCCAAGAGATTCGGGTACATCGGGGTGACACTCATCCTGATTTCCCTCATCGTGTTCGGCGTCACGCAGTTGTTGCCGGGAAACGCAGCGGTCATGATTCTCGGAAAACAGGCAACAAGCGAAAGCATCGCCGCGATAGAACAACAACTGGGACTCAACCGGCCGTGGTACGTCCAGTATCTTGATTGGTTGGGCGGATTCGTCACCGGAAATTGGGGAACCAGTTTCGCAAACCAGCAACCGGTAACGGCGATCATCTTCCCCCGACTGGTTCGGTCCGCCCAGCTCGCCATCGTGACCCTCACTCTCGTTACGGTGACTGCGATTCCGCTCGGCGTTCTGGCGGCGGTGAAACAAGACTCAATCTGGGACCTCCTCGCCAGCGTCGGTGGATACGTCGGCGTGAGCCTTCCCGAGTTCGTGATCGGAACGCTGTTCATCACGCTCTTCGCGGGGCCGGTGTTCCAGATCCTCCCATTCGGCGGGTATGAACCACTGAGTGCAGGAATCGTGACGTGGGCAAAGCACATGATCCTCCCGAGCGTCACGCTCTCGATCATCCTCACCGCACACGTTATGCGGTTGACCCGCTCGGAGATTGTGGAAGTGCTCCGTGAGGACTACGTTCGATCAGCGAGGCTCAAAGGGCTGAGCGAACTCAAGGTACTCACGAAGCATACGCTCAGGAACGGGCTGTTACCGACGATTACGCTGCTCGCACTGAACATCGGCTATCTTCTCGGGAGCATCGTGATCGTCGAGGAAGTCTTCACCTTCCCCGGACTCGGGCGACTCCTCGTCAGATCGATTCAAACGCGAAATCTCCCGGTCTTACAAGCGTCGGTTATGCTCATCGCAATCGTCTACACCGTTACGAACCTTGCAGCGGACATCATGTACACGTACCTCGATCCGCGGATCGAATACGGAGAGAACTAA
- a CDS encoding dipeptide ABC transporter ATP-binding protein: protein MAVVRQSLPDQSLEPVLSVDNLSVEYLTEDVSVKAVRDVSLHINAGETLGIAGESGSGKSTLALSILRYLGENGRITSGNIEYHGASILDLSSKELRALRGNEIAHVPQDPNTSLNPSMRVGDQIAEVLRTHRDISRAEAMEQTYDVLREVNIPDPERNAKQYPHELSGGQQQRVLLAIALACQPQLLILDEPTTGLDVTTQAKILDLINELIEERNTSVLLITHNLGVISRIADRVGIMYAGEILEYGSTEKIFESPANPYTQGLLASLPQGDNQRLKPIPGQIGDLTAVSDGCTFANRCEFAEPACRSGSIQMEAVRGESDHLTQCRRWEHALTNPIQADTQERHTSPNANEEPLIEVRNVRKHFDEPSMVDRFLGGEPPVKAVDGVSFDIHDSETLAVVGESGCGKSTLGSVLLDLQSRTDGSVSYKGTDVGEMNSQAMKEFRSECQIVFQNPHSSLNPKHTVGEAIKRPLEMFTDLSDAAQRERVAELLTQVGLQPDYAKRYPRDLSGGEKQRVAIARAFSVNPSFVVLDEPVSALDVSVQASILNLLTELREAYGTSYLLISHDLSVVRYISDRVAVMYLGNIAEIGTTEEIFEPPYHPYTRALLSSIPSTDPTVETDRIYLDGDVPSARDPPSGCPFHTRCPQKIGDVCERDVPSLEATESAQRTHQIACHLEQDEMVPDETVSWME from the coding sequence ATGGCAGTTGTTAGACAGAGTCTCCCAGACCAGTCTCTCGAACCAGTGCTCTCAGTGGATAATCTTAGCGTCGAGTATCTGACCGAGGACGTATCAGTCAAAGCGGTACGCGACGTTTCTCTCCATATTAACGCCGGTGAGACGTTGGGTATTGCTGGGGAGAGCGGCAGCGGCAAAAGTACGTTGGCACTGTCGATTCTCCGCTATCTGGGCGAGAACGGACGGATAACGAGCGGGAACATCGAGTATCACGGTGCATCGATTCTCGATCTTTCCTCGAAGGAACTTCGGGCGCTCCGCGGGAACGAAATCGCTCATGTTCCCCAAGACCCGAATACGTCGTTGAATCCCAGTATGCGGGTCGGCGACCAAATCGCGGAAGTACTCCGGACGCACCGGGATATCTCTCGCGCGGAGGCGATGGAACAGACCTACGACGTACTCCGTGAGGTGAACATTCCCGATCCGGAGCGGAACGCAAAGCAGTATCCGCACGAACTCTCCGGCGGACAGCAACAGCGCGTCCTGTTGGCGATTGCACTCGCATGCCAGCCACAACTGCTTATTTTGGACGAACCGACGACAGGTCTCGACGTGACGACGCAAGCAAAAATTCTGGACCTCATCAACGAGTTGATCGAGGAACGGAATACGAGCGTCTTGCTCATCACGCACAACCTCGGGGTAATCTCACGGATTGCGGACCGAGTCGGGATCATGTATGCGGGAGAGATTCTGGAGTACGGTTCGACGGAGAAGATATTCGAATCACCGGCGAATCCGTACACGCAGGGACTTCTGGCGTCGCTACCGCAAGGGGACAATCAACGACTGAAGCCGATTCCCGGACAGATTGGTGATCTGACGGCGGTCAGTGATGGTTGCACGTTCGCAAACCGGTGTGAGTTCGCCGAACCTGCCTGTCGGAGCGGATCAATCCAGATGGAAGCAGTCCGTGGTGAGTCGGACCACCTCACGCAGTGCCGGCGCTGGGAGCATGCTCTCACGAACCCAATCCAAGCCGATACGCAGGAACGACACACCTCGCCGAACGCGAACGAAGAGCCACTTATCGAGGTTCGGAACGTCCGAAAACACTTCGACGAGCCGTCGATGGTTGATCGGTTCCTCGGTGGCGAACCGCCGGTCAAAGCCGTCGATGGTGTGAGTTTCGACATTCACGACTCGGAAACGCTAGCGGTCGTTGGTGAGTCCGGGTGCGGGAAGAGTACGCTCGGGTCAGTTCTCCTCGATCTACAGTCCCGTACTGACGGCTCTGTGTCTTATAAGGGGACAGACGTAGGCGAGATGAATAGCCAAGCAATGAAAGAATTCCGCTCAGAGTGTCAGATCGTCTTCCAGAACCCGCATTCGAGCCTCAATCCGAAGCACACTGTCGGTGAGGCGATCAAGCGCCCGCTTGAGATGTTTACCGATCTGTCTGATGCGGCACAGCGCGAGCGTGTGGCCGAACTTCTAACGCAGGTCGGGCTACAACCGGACTACGCGAAACGGTACCCTCGGGACCTTTCGGGGGGTGAAAAACAGCGTGTCGCCATCGCCCGCGCCTTCTCGGTCAATCCGTCCTTCGTCGTACTCGACGAACCCGTCTCGGCGCTCGACGTGAGCGTGCAAGCGAGCATCCTGAATCTGCTCACGGAACTCCGGGAAGCGTACGGAACGTCCTATCTTCTCATCAGCCACGACCTGAGCGTCGTGAGATATATCAGCGACCGGGTGGCCGTGATGTATCTCGGAAACATCGCGGAAATCGGGACGACCGAGGAGATATTCGAACCGCCGTACCATCCGTACACGCGAGCGCTTCTGTCGAGCATTCCGTCAACGGACCCGACCGTCGAGACAGACCGGATTTATTTGGACGGCGATGTCCCCAGCGCGCGTGACCCACCATCCGGATGTCCGTTCCATACTCGGTGTCCACAGAAAATCGGCGATGTCTGTGAACGCGACGTGCCGTCGCTTGAAGCAACCGAATCAGCACAGCGAACCCACCAGATTGCCTGTCACCTAGAACAAGACGAGATGGTGCCGGACGAGACGGTGTCGTGGATGGAGTAG
- a CDS encoding ABC transporter substrate-binding protein: MLGTGTVTGLAGCAGDGGSSTASSSASEGGDGTHESDLSGDDLRGGHLRVAITPETTTINPVMMDSQFPQRWGVKLFYSTLTRLDPNLEVYGDLAEDWSSNDASDEWTFTLREATFHDGGTVTASDVKATFETVYDDDVGSPGKGTMGAIERVEAVDEKTVRFTLENANSDFHKLVAKGWGSIVPEEIVTDPKRRQALGSEEHGSGAFTLESFSPGDKLTGVRYDDYYRTGDDGEPLPYIDKITQITIPEKSNQVNALRTGDVDIIWQPGYGQWGTLQGLSDANTHRTPGGEIANFVMDVNTEPWSDKRVRQAVMHAIDREAIIEGVQDGLGTVGQDSLLSPAYEYYADVGAREQDLEKAKQLLADAGYPDGINLTEEFGLTLETASIPHMEGTAVMMQEQLQQIGIEFDIQVMSYDNFSADVWTKSPFYVGAYGMRISGANFMKLLLHSEGAWNDESHWSNEEFDTAVDNAIAETDPDRKQKLMKKAQQIVRDEGPYAIPFYTDTIGASKKYVKKYSLNPLAYLFFPDEYALGPDAPTK, from the coding sequence ATGCTCGGGACGGGCACAGTAACTGGATTAGCGGGCTGTGCTGGCGACGGGGGAAGTTCGACGGCATCCAGTAGTGCCAGCGAAGGCGGAGATGGAACCCATGAGTCCGATCTAAGCGGCGATGACTTACGGGGCGGTCATCTCCGCGTGGCCATCACGCCGGAGACGACGACGATTAACCCCGTGATGATGGATTCCCAGTTCCCGCAGCGGTGGGGAGTGAAACTGTTCTATTCGACGCTCACCCGGCTCGACCCCAATCTGGAAGTGTACGGGGACTTAGCGGAGGATTGGTCGTCAAACGACGCCTCCGACGAGTGGACGTTCACGCTTCGCGAGGCAACGTTCCACGATGGCGGCACTGTGACCGCGTCAGACGTGAAAGCGACCTTCGAGACGGTATACGACGACGACGTTGGGAGTCCGGGGAAGGGAACGATGGGCGCTATCGAGCGTGTCGAAGCCGTTGACGAAAAGACGGTTCGGTTCACGCTCGAAAACGCGAACTCGGACTTTCACAAGTTAGTTGCGAAAGGGTGGGGTTCGATTGTCCCCGAAGAGATTGTGACGGACCCAAAGCGTCGGCAAGCGCTCGGTTCCGAAGAACACGGGTCGGGAGCATTCACGCTCGAATCGTTCTCCCCCGGCGACAAACTGACCGGCGTTCGGTACGATGACTACTACCGGACGGGCGACGACGGCGAACCGCTCCCCTACATCGACAAAATCACGCAGATAACGATTCCAGAAAAGAGCAATCAAGTGAACGCCCTCCGAACGGGAGATGTCGATATTATCTGGCAACCCGGTTACGGACAGTGGGGAACGTTACAAGGGCTCTCAGACGCGAATACGCACCGCACTCCCGGCGGTGAAATCGCTAACTTCGTCATGGACGTGAACACCGAGCCGTGGTCCGACAAGCGAGTCAGGCAAGCCGTGATGCACGCCATCGACCGCGAAGCGATTATCGAGGGCGTTCAAGACGGACTTGGGACGGTGGGACAGGATTCGTTGCTCTCACCTGCCTACGAGTATTACGCTGATGTCGGTGCTCGAGAACAGGACCTCGAAAAAGCGAAACAGCTCCTCGCTGACGCAGGCTATCCCGACGGGATAAACCTGACCGAAGAGTTCGGCCTCACGCTGGAGACGGCCAGCATCCCACACATGGAGGGAACCGCCGTCATGATGCAAGAGCAGCTCCAACAGATCGGAATCGAATTCGACATCCAAGTGATGAGCTACGACAACTTCAGCGCCGACGTGTGGACGAAATCGCCGTTCTACGTCGGTGCATACGGGATGCGAATCAGCGGTGCTAACTTCATGAAGCTCCTCCTGCACTCGGAAGGAGCGTGGAACGACGAATCACACTGGTCGAACGAAGAGTTCGACACGGCAGTCGACAACGCCATCGCTGAAACCGACCCCGACCGGAAGCAAAAGCTCATGAAGAAAGCCCAGCAGATCGTCCGTGACGAAGGACCGTACGCGATTCCCTTCTACACGGATACGATCGGCGCCTCGAAGAAATACGTGAAAAAATACAGTCTCAATCCGCTCGCGTACCTGTTCTTCCCCGATGAATATGCACTAGGTCCAGACGCACCCACGAAGTGA